From the genome of Deinococcus aerius, one region includes:
- a CDS encoding uroporphyrinogen-III synthase encodes MDWFGGLKVLSLESRRADEMAALIRKYGGEATVAPSLREQKLDLGAHLARFEASLAAGDIHAVACMTGVGTRLFLRDLAARDPRHLDTLKGVPLVVRGNKPAQALKTFGLAGTSVPRPHTWHEVGAHLLDTLGPGQHAVILEYGDATPPPMLRMLGAAGVRVTSVPVYRCAFPHDTAPLSRAVCDVVLGGQDLLLLSSGTQLLHFLKYAERLGLGEEVRAGLRRMVVVSIGPACSETAAELGVHIDLEANPHKLGVLVRLAAEHGPALLRQRLARTG; translated from the coding sequence ATGGATTGGTTCGGCGGGCTGAAGGTCCTGAGCCTCGAATCCCGCCGCGCGGACGAGATGGCCGCGCTGATCCGCAAGTACGGCGGCGAGGCGACCGTCGCGCCCAGCCTGCGCGAGCAGAAACTCGACCTGGGCGCGCACCTGGCGAGATTCGAGGCCTCACTGGCGGCGGGGGATATTCACGCCGTCGCCTGCATGACGGGCGTGGGCACCCGCCTCTTCCTGCGCGACCTCGCGGCGCGTGACCCCCGGCACCTCGACACCTTGAAGGGCGTGCCCCTGGTCGTGCGGGGGAACAAGCCCGCCCAGGCGCTGAAAACCTTCGGCCTGGCCGGGACGAGCGTGCCCCGCCCGCACACCTGGCACGAGGTGGGGGCCCACCTGCTGGACACCCTGGGGCCGGGGCAGCACGCCGTCATCCTCGAATACGGGGACGCCACCCCGCCGCCGATGCTGCGGATGCTCGGGGCGGCCGGGGTGCGGGTGACGAGCGTGCCTGTCTACCGCTGCGCCTTTCCGCACGACACCGCGCCGCTCTCCCGCGCGGTGTGCGACGTGGTGCTGGGCGGGCAGGACCTGCTGCTGCTCTCCAGCGGCACCCAGCTCCTGCATTTCCTGAAGTACGCCGAGCGCCTGGGCCTGGGCGAGGAGGTGCGCGCCGGGCTGCGCCGGATGGTCGTGGTCAGCATCGGCCCCGCGTGCAGCGAGACGGCGGCTGAACTCGGGGTCCACATCGACCTGGAGGCCAATCCCCACAAGCTGGGCGTCCTGGTCCGTCTCGCCGCCGAGCATGGCCCGGCCCTGCTGCGGCAACGCCTGGCGCGGACGGGCTGA
- a CDS encoding RrF2 family transcriptional regulator, whose protein sequence is MWVSTKAQYGLRALIEIGRRGGDAVPLKDVSERQGISQHYLEQIASNLRRAGFIKSVRGAHGGYRLARPAAAINAYEVVTAMEGSIAPVSCVEEDHVCDKGNVCGTLDLWHRVDAALRGVLGGTTLADLIADSERQEHARLVQLEPGFPAPHA, encoded by the coding sequence ATGTGGGTCTCGACCAAAGCACAGTACGGCCTGCGCGCCCTGATCGAGATCGGGCGGCGCGGGGGGGACGCGGTGCCGCTCAAGGACGTGTCCGAGCGCCAGGGCATCAGCCAGCACTACCTGGAGCAGATCGCCAGCAACCTGCGCCGCGCGGGCTTTATCAAGAGCGTGCGGGGCGCCCACGGCGGCTACCGCCTGGCCCGGCCCGCCGCCGCCATCAACGCCTACGAGGTCGTCACGGCGATGGAGGGCAGCATCGCGCCGGTGTCGTGCGTGGAGGAGGACCACGTGTGCGACAAGGGCAACGTCTGCGGCACCCTGGACCTGTGGCACCGGGTGGACGCGGCGCTGCGGGGCGTGCTGGGGGGCACCACCCTTGCGGACCTGATCGCCGACAGTGAGCGGCAGGAACACGCGCGGCTGGTGCAACTGGAGCCGGGCTTCCCGGCACCGCACGCCTAA
- a CDS encoding chorismate-binding protein: protein MTPTLLPDPSPADVLLRLRAAGAPGVVLLESLGPVVEYGRYSFLSAWPVAVQEELPERPEGDALFPAWLGGLKYEAARGFGLRTHGPEGRAGWWGLYPSGLVWDRLSGTLEIVGEAGHVDWEVVLSGDPAPTPALQVGEFGADDVDYPAGVRAVQELIRAGEVYQVNLSRGVRAEAAGDPLAAYLRLREVNPSPFMAFLDLGDEAVVSCSPERLALHTGDRLSARPIAGTRRRGDTPGEDAALERELRASPKEVSEHTMLVDLVRHDLGRVAAPGTVTVPDLGLVERYSHVMHLVSEVTAGARPGLTVRELLGATFPGGTITGAPKERVMEAIRDLEPGPRGWYTGGVGIVSGARVDVNILIRTAGFSRQRDPSAEDDQDISRWTVHVRAGGGTVIDADPAREAQETVHKARALLAVLSGQPGRPARPPAPPVPGRPWAPPPALTRTGVRVLLLDNRDSFTLNLAHDLLALGAAVDLRTQDEAAEALLAARPEAVLVGPGPGTPGTSGPTLALTRLCLERGIPLLGVCLGHQALGEVLGGRVERAEPVHGRPEAVRHRGEGLFAGIADGTSFGRYHSLVVRGLPEEFVTARSAEGEVMALHVPGRPAWGVQFHPESVLSPAGRVLLGNWLRLCRGANV, encoded by the coding sequence GTGACCCCCACCCTGCTCCCCGACCCCTCCCCCGCCGACGTGCTGCTGCGGCTGCGGGCGGCGGGCGCCCCGGGCGTGGTCCTGCTCGAATCGCTGGGGCCGGTCGTGGAATACGGGCGCTACAGCTTCCTGAGCGCCTGGCCGGTGGCGGTGCAGGAGGAGTTGCCGGAGAGGCCGGAGGGGGACGCCCTCTTCCCCGCCTGGCTCGGCGGCCTGAAGTACGAGGCGGCGCGCGGGTTCGGGCTGAGGACGCACGGGCCGGAGGGGAGAGCGGGCTGGTGGGGCCTCTACCCCAGCGGCCTCGTCTGGGACCGCCTCTCGGGCACGCTGGAGATCGTGGGCGAGGCCGGGCACGTGGACTGGGAGGTGGTGCTGTCGGGCGACCCGGCCCCCACCCCGGCCCTTCAGGTGGGCGAGTTCGGCGCGGACGACGTGGACTACCCGGCGGGCGTGCGGGCCGTGCAGGAGCTGATCCGGGCGGGCGAGGTGTATCAGGTCAACCTCTCGCGCGGGGTGCGGGCGGAGGCGGCGGGCGATCCCCTCGCGGCCTACCTGCGGCTGCGGGAGGTCAACCCCAGCCCCTTCATGGCCTTTCTCGACCTGGGGGACGAGGCCGTGGTGTCGTGCAGCCCGGAGCGGCTGGCGCTGCACACGGGGGACCGGCTGAGCGCCCGGCCCATCGCGGGCACCCGGCGGCGCGGGGACACCCCGGGGGAGGACGCCGCGCTGGAGCGTGAACTGCGCGCGAGTCCCAAGGAGGTCAGCGAACACACCATGCTGGTGGACCTCGTGCGGCATGACCTGGGACGGGTGGCGGCCCCCGGCACGGTGACGGTGCCCGACCTCGGCCTTGTCGAGCGGTACAGTCACGTCATGCACCTCGTCTCGGAGGTGACGGCGGGGGCGCGGCCCGGCCTGACCGTGCGTGAGTTGCTCGGGGCCACCTTCCCCGGCGGCACGATCACGGGCGCCCCCAAGGAGCGGGTGATGGAGGCGATCCGCGACCTGGAGCCGGGGCCGCGCGGCTGGTACACGGGCGGCGTGGGCATCGTGAGCGGCGCTCGGGTAGACGTGAACATCCTGATTCGGACGGCGGGGTTCAGCCGCCAGCGGGACCCATCGGCGGAGGACGACCAAGACATCTCCCGCTGGACGGTGCACGTCCGGGCCGGGGGCGGCACCGTCATCGACGCCGACCCCGCGCGCGAGGCGCAGGAGACGGTCCACAAGGCGCGGGCGCTCCTCGCCGTGCTGTCGGGGCAACCTGGACGGCCCGCGCGGCCCCCCGCCCCGCCGGTGCCGGGCCGCCCCTGGGCGCCGCCGCCCGCCCTCACCCGGACGGGAGTGCGGGTGCTGCTGCTGGACAACCGGGACTCGTTCACGCTCAACCTCGCCCACGACCTGCTCGCCCTGGGGGCGGCGGTGGACCTGCGAACGCAGGACGAGGCGGCGGAAGCCCTGCTCGCCGCGCGCCCGGAGGCCGTGCTCGTCGGGCCGGGGCCGGGCACCCCGGGCACGAGCGGCCCCACCCTGGCCCTCACGCGGCTGTGCCTGGAGCGGGGCATTCCGCTGCTGGGCGTGTGCCTGGGCCACCAGGCCCTCGGCGAGGTGCTGGGGGGCCGGGTGGAGCGGGCCGAGCCGGTTCACGGACGGCCAGAGGCGGTGCGCCACCGCGGGGAGGGCCTGTTCGCCGGGATCGCCGACGGCACATCCTTCGGTCGGTATCACTCCCTCGTGGTCCGTGGTCTGCCGGAAGAATTCGTCACGGCCCGCAGCGCGGAGGGCGAGGTGATGGCGCTGCACGTGCCGGGGCGGCCCGCCTGGGGCGTGCAATTTCACCCGGAGAGCGTGCTGAGTCCCGCAGGGCGCGTGCTGCTGGGCAACTGGCTGAGGCTTTGCCGGGGGGCGAACGTTTGA
- a CDS encoding quinone-dependent dihydroorotate dehydrogenase: protein MYRLLKPALFRLDPEDAHHLTLRALGAASRVPAWPVAARRLSAPADPRLAQTLWGRPFTSPVGLAAGLDKNGEAVPAFSALGFGFLEVGTVTPRPQPGNDRPRLFRLPQDGALINRMGFNNAGAEALRARLAALPVRPAPVWVNIGKNKTTPNEVAVEDYRACVRVLFEVADGFVVNVSSPNTPGLRALQAADDLGSLVRAVLEEVEAARVRTARRSPPVLVKLAPDLHPEGFEASVGAVLGAGASGLIVSNTTLGREGLTHAHRAQAGGLSGRPLTARSTALVREAYRLTRGRVPLVGVGGVFTAEEAYAKIRAGASLVEVYTALIYEGPGLPARLNRGLAALLERDGLRNVAEAVGVDA from the coding sequence ATGTACCGCCTGCTGAAACCCGCCCTCTTCCGCCTCGACCCGGAGGACGCGCACCATCTCACCCTGCGGGCCCTGGGCGCGGCGTCCCGTGTGCCCGCCTGGCCCGTGGCCGCCCGCCGCCTGAGCGCCCCCGCCGACCCCCGCCTGGCCCAGACGCTGTGGGGCCGCCCCTTCACCTCCCCGGTCGGCCTCGCGGCGGGACTCGACAAGAACGGGGAGGCCGTGCCCGCTTTCTCGGCGCTGGGCTTCGGTTTTCTGGAGGTCGGCACCGTCACGCCCCGCCCCCAGCCGGGCAACGACCGCCCCCGCCTCTTTCGCCTGCCCCAGGATGGGGCGCTTATCAACCGGATGGGCTTCAACAATGCTGGGGCAGAGGCTCTGCGCGCCCGCCTCGCCGCGCTCCCCGTTCGCCCCGCCCCCGTCTGGGTCAACATCGGCAAGAACAAGACCACTCCGAACGAGGTGGCGGTCGAGGACTACCGCGCCTGCGTCCGCGTGCTCTTTGAAGTGGCGGACGGCTTCGTGGTGAACGTCAGCTCGCCGAACACGCCGGGGCTGCGGGCCCTCCAGGCGGCGGATGACCTCGGGAGCCTCGTGCGGGCCGTGCTGGAGGAGGTGGAGGCCGCCCGGGTCCGCACCGCCCGCCGTTCTCCCCCCGTCCTCGTCAAGCTCGCCCCCGACCTGCACCCCGAAGGCTTCGAGGCGAGCGTGGGGGCGGTGCTGGGGGCGGGGGCGAGCGGCCTCATCGTGAGCAACACGACCCTGGGCCGCGAGGGGCTCACCCATGCCCACCGCGCACAGGCGGGCGGGCTGAGCGGGCGGCCCCTGACGGCACGGAGTACGGCTCTGGTGCGCGAGGCCTACCGCCTGACGCGCGGGCGGGTGCCCCTCGTGGGGGTGGGCGGCGTCTTCACCGCCGAGGAGGCCTACGCCAAGATTCGCGCCGGGGCCAGCCTGGTCGAGGTGTACACGGCGCTGATCTACGAGGGGCCGGGGCTGCCCGCGCGGCTCAACCGGGGGCTGGCCGCGCTGCTGGAGCGCGACGGGTTGCGGAACGTGGCGGAGGCGGTCGGGGTGGACGCCTGA